From a single Dysidea avara chromosome 14, odDysAvar1.4, whole genome shotgun sequence genomic region:
- the LOC136244714 gene encoding uncharacterized protein isoform X31: MLSFLAIGCLTLLRLFICMHITDLCPSILSTHHSVPLKLCTISFIFAVDRLAIASRLSKRVSAVNNQIKKMLRSFNEGLPVEDHTIWEAAINIHRNSYTASLASIATSIPIEVKREAVQKFRTAKRSLEEIALLKDEMRNCLEYYQRQIASLKRSQEEIHLQLHEQEKDVEKLSGCYCWISRKILIFSTKLTDLLSLFRNIVPEVIPPSMGTSEASTENHFPLTSYTDNSSSCFHFHSNETDEDPSVSGAVGNRTEDVQPRMNTPVSRAVGNRTEDDQPRVNTTVSGAVGNRTGDGRPRVNTTVGGAVGNRTGDGRPRVNTTVSGAVGNRTTEDGSSRGCKSCARFIIFFALELLVSSMARIDDEDGSTSPELSDDDEVLYNDGISSYFNDEALSVSWDDETDSDEESMMSTPANWRAQEFYREEFIREQEIPRQELEHFISSNSNINISNHKEVHPSRPVGSFMGRNDLKEYAENLLRLSKKELSCSRTKKHFAFNVHKTSRRSTQ; encoded by the exons ATGCTTTCATTCCTAGCTATAGGTTGCCTTACTTTGCTAAGATTAtttatttgtatgcatataACAGATTTGTGTCCTTCAATTCTATCCACACATCATAGTGTCCCATTGAAGCTATGTACAATATCATTTATTTTTGCTGTAGATAGACTTGCGATTGCTTCTCGTTTAAGTAAGCGAGTTAGTGCAGTCAATAACCAAATTAAGAAGATGTTGAGATCTTTTAATGAAGGTTTACCGGTGGAGGATCACACGATTTGGGAAGCTGCAATTAATATCCATCGGAATAGCTATACAGCTAGCCTTGCATCAATTGCTACATCAATCCCAATAGAGGTGAAACGTGAAGCCGTACAGAAATTTAGGACTGCAAAAAGGTCACTGGAAGAGATAGCTTTACTAAAAGATGAAATGAGAAATTGCTTGGAATATTATCAGAGGCAGATAGCATCTTTAAAGAGAAGCCAAGAAGAAATCCATttacaattacatgaacaaGAAAAAGATGTAGAGAAATTATCTGGGTGCTACTGCTGGATATCAAGAAAGATACTGATTTTCAGTACCAAATTAACAGATTTGCTATCTTTATTCAGAAACATAGTCCCAG AGGTTATACCACCTTCCATGGGCACATCAGAGGCCAGTACGGAAAATCATTTTCCCCTGACCAGTTATACAG ATAATTCCAGCTCATGTTTCCATTTCCATTCGAATGAAACTG ATGAAGACCCAAGTGTCAgtggagcagttggtaacagaactgAAGATGTTCAGCCAAGAA TGAATACTCCTGTCAGTAgagcagttggtaacagaactgAAGATGATCAGCCAAGAG TGAATACTACTGTCAgtggagcagttggtaacagaactgGGGATGGTCGGCCAAGAG TGAATACTACTGTTGgtggagcagttggtaacagaactgGGGATGGTCGGCCAAGAG TGAATACTACTGTCAgtggagcagttggtaacagaacAACTGAGGATGGGTCAAGTAGAGGCTGTAAAAGTTGTGCTAGATTTATCATTTTCTTTGCTTTAGAACTGCTCGTTTCTTCTATGGCAAGGATTGATGATGAAGATG GTAGTACATCACCTGAACTTAGTGACGATGATGAAGTTCTGTATAATGATGGTATTTCATCATATTTTAATGACGAGGCATTATCAGTCTCATGGGATGATGAGACAGATAGTGATGAAGAATCAATGATGTCTACACCAGCCAACTGGAGGGCTCAGGAATTCTACAGAGAAGAATTTATT AGAGAGCAAGAAATACCCAGACAAGAATTGGAacactttataagctcaaacaGCAATATTAATATTTCTAATCATAAAG AAGTTCACCCTTCAAGACCTGTTGGCTCATTCATGGGAAGAAATGATTTAAAAGAATATGCAGAAAATCTACTAAGATTGTCTAAGAAAGAACTTTCTTGCAGCCGAACCAAAAAACACTTTGCTTTTAATGTACATAAGACAAGTCGAAGATCCACACAATGA
- the LOC136244714 gene encoding uncharacterized protein isoform X29, with amino-acid sequence MLSFLAIGCLTLLRLFICMHITDLCPSILSTHHSVPLKLCTISFIFAVDRLAIASRLSKRVSAVNNQIKKMLRSFNEGLPVEDHTIWEAAINIHRNSYTASLASIATSIPIEVKREAVQKFRTAKRSLEEIALLKDEMRNCLEYYQRQIASLKRSQEEIHLQLHEQEKDVEKLSGCYCWISRKILIFSTKLTDLLSLFRNIVPEVIPPSMGTSEASTENHFPLTSYTDNSSSCFHFHSNETDEDPSVSGAVGNRTEDVQPRMNTPVSRAVGNRTEDDQPRVYTTVGGAVGNRTEDDQPRVNTTVSGAVGNRTGDGRPRVNTTVGGAVGNRTGDGRPRVNTTVSGAVGNRTTEDGSSRGCKSCARFIIFFALELLVSSMARIDDEDGSTSPELSDDDEVLYNDGISSYFNDEALSVSWDDETDSDEESMMSTPANWRAQEFYREEFIREQEIPRQELEHFISSNSNINISNHKEVHPSRPVGSFMGRNDLKEYAENLLRLSKKELSCSRTKKHFAFNVHKTSRRSTQ; translated from the exons ATGCTTTCATTCCTAGCTATAGGTTGCCTTACTTTGCTAAGATTAtttatttgtatgcatataACAGATTTGTGTCCTTCAATTCTATCCACACATCATAGTGTCCCATTGAAGCTATGTACAATATCATTTATTTTTGCTGTAGATAGACTTGCGATTGCTTCTCGTTTAAGTAAGCGAGTTAGTGCAGTCAATAACCAAATTAAGAAGATGTTGAGATCTTTTAATGAAGGTTTACCGGTGGAGGATCACACGATTTGGGAAGCTGCAATTAATATCCATCGGAATAGCTATACAGCTAGCCTTGCATCAATTGCTACATCAATCCCAATAGAGGTGAAACGTGAAGCCGTACAGAAATTTAGGACTGCAAAAAGGTCACTGGAAGAGATAGCTTTACTAAAAGATGAAATGAGAAATTGCTTGGAATATTATCAGAGGCAGATAGCATCTTTAAAGAGAAGCCAAGAAGAAATCCATttacaattacatgaacaaGAAAAAGATGTAGAGAAATTATCTGGGTGCTACTGCTGGATATCAAGAAAGATACTGATTTTCAGTACCAAATTAACAGATTTGCTATCTTTATTCAGAAACATAGTCCCAG AGGTTATACCACCTTCCATGGGCACATCAGAGGCCAGTACGGAAAATCATTTTCCCCTGACCAGTTATACAG ATAATTCCAGCTCATGTTTCCATTTCCATTCGAATGAAACTG ATGAAGACCCAAGTGTCAgtggagcagttggtaacagaactgAAGATGTTCAGCCAAGAA TGAATACTCCTGTCAGTAgagcagttggtaacagaactgAAGATGATCAGCCAAGAG TATATACTACTGTCGgtggagcagttggtaacagaactgAGGATGATCAGCCAAGAG TGAATACTACTGTCAgtggagcagttggtaacagaactgGGGATGGTCGGCCAAGAG TGAATACTACTGTTGgtggagcagttggtaacagaactgGGGATGGTCGGCCAAGAG TGAATACTACTGTCAgtggagcagttggtaacagaacAACTGAGGATGGGTCAAGTAGAGGCTGTAAAAGTTGTGCTAGATTTATCATTTTCTTTGCTTTAGAACTGCTCGTTTCTTCTATGGCAAGGATTGATGATGAAGATG GTAGTACATCACCTGAACTTAGTGACGATGATGAAGTTCTGTATAATGATGGTATTTCATCATATTTTAATGACGAGGCATTATCAGTCTCATGGGATGATGAGACAGATAGTGATGAAGAATCAATGATGTCTACACCAGCCAACTGGAGGGCTCAGGAATTCTACAGAGAAGAATTTATT AGAGAGCAAGAAATACCCAGACAAGAATTGGAacactttataagctcaaacaGCAATATTAATATTTCTAATCATAAAG AAGTTCACCCTTCAAGACCTGTTGGCTCATTCATGGGAAGAAATGATTTAAAAGAATATGCAGAAAATCTACTAAGATTGTCTAAGAAAGAACTTTCTTGCAGCCGAACCAAAAAACACTTTGCTTTTAATGTACATAAGACAAGTCGAAGATCCACACAATGA
- the LOC136244714 gene encoding uncharacterized protein isoform X30 gives MLSFLAIGCLTLLRLFICMHITDLCPSILSTHHSVPLKLCTISFIFAVDRLAIASRLSKRVSAVNNQIKKMLRSFNEGLPVEDHTIWEAAINIHRNSYTASLASIATSIPIEVKREAVQKFRTAKRSLEEIALLKDEMRNCLEYYQRQIASLKRSQEEIHLQLHEQEKDVEKLSGCYCWISRKILIFSTKLTDLLSLFRNIVPEVIPPSMGTSEASTENHFPLTSYTDNSSSCFHFHSNETDEDPSVSGAVGNRTEDVQPRMNTPVSRAVGNRTEDDQPRVYITVSGAVGNRTEDDQPRVYTTVGGAVGNRTEDDQPRVNTTVSGAVGNRTGDGRPRVNTTVSGAVGNRTTEDGSKLLVSSMARIDDEDGSTSPELSDDDEVLYNDGISSYFNDEALSVSWDDETDSDEESMMSTPANWRAQEFYREEFIREQEIPRQELEHFISSNSNINISNHKEVHPSRPVGSFMGRNDLKEYAENLLRLSKKELSCSRTKKHFAFNVHKTSRRSTQ, from the exons ATGCTTTCATTCCTAGCTATAGGTTGCCTTACTTTGCTAAGATTAtttatttgtatgcatataACAGATTTGTGTCCTTCAATTCTATCCACACATCATAGTGTCCCATTGAAGCTATGTACAATATCATTTATTTTTGCTGTAGATAGACTTGCGATTGCTTCTCGTTTAAGTAAGCGAGTTAGTGCAGTCAATAACCAAATTAAGAAGATGTTGAGATCTTTTAATGAAGGTTTACCGGTGGAGGATCACACGATTTGGGAAGCTGCAATTAATATCCATCGGAATAGCTATACAGCTAGCCTTGCATCAATTGCTACATCAATCCCAATAGAGGTGAAACGTGAAGCCGTACAGAAATTTAGGACTGCAAAAAGGTCACTGGAAGAGATAGCTTTACTAAAAGATGAAATGAGAAATTGCTTGGAATATTATCAGAGGCAGATAGCATCTTTAAAGAGAAGCCAAGAAGAAATCCATttacaattacatgaacaaGAAAAAGATGTAGAGAAATTATCTGGGTGCTACTGCTGGATATCAAGAAAGATACTGATTTTCAGTACCAAATTAACAGATTTGCTATCTTTATTCAGAAACATAGTCCCAG AGGTTATACCACCTTCCATGGGCACATCAGAGGCCAGTACGGAAAATCATTTTCCCCTGACCAGTTATACAG ATAATTCCAGCTCATGTTTCCATTTCCATTCGAATGAAACTG ATGAAGACCCAAGTGTCAgtggagcagttggtaacagaactgAAGATGTTCAGCCAAGAA TGAATACTCCTGTCAGTAgagcagttggtaacagaactgAAGATGATCAGCCAAGAG TATATATTACTGTCAgtggagcagttggtaacagaactgAGGATGATCAGCCAAGAG TATATACTACTGTCGgtggagcagttggtaacagaactgAGGATGATCAGCCAAGAG TGAATACTACTGTCAgtggagcagttggtaacagaactgGGGATGGTCGGCCAAGAG TGAATACTACTGTCAgtggagcagttggtaacagaacAACTGAGGATGGGTCAA AACTGCTCGTTTCTTCTATGGCAAGGATTGATGATGAAGATG GTAGTACATCACCTGAACTTAGTGACGATGATGAAGTTCTGTATAATGATGGTATTTCATCATATTTTAATGACGAGGCATTATCAGTCTCATGGGATGATGAGACAGATAGTGATGAAGAATCAATGATGTCTACACCAGCCAACTGGAGGGCTCAGGAATTCTACAGAGAAGAATTTATT AGAGAGCAAGAAATACCCAGACAAGAATTGGAacactttataagctcaaacaGCAATATTAATATTTCTAATCATAAAG AAGTTCACCCTTCAAGACCTGTTGGCTCATTCATGGGAAGAAATGATTTAAAAGAATATGCAGAAAATCTACTAAGATTGTCTAAGAAAGAACTTTCTTGCAGCCGAACCAAAAAACACTTTGCTTTTAATGTACATAAGACAAGTCGAAGATCCACACAATGA
- the LOC136244714 gene encoding uncharacterized protein isoform X25, whose translation MLSFLAIGCLTLLRLFICMHITDLCPSILSTHHSVPLKLCTISFIFAVDRLAIASRLSKRVSAVNNQIKKMLRSFNEGLPVEDHTIWEAAINIHRNSYTASLASIATSIPIEVKREAVQKFRTAKRSLEEIALLKDEMRNCLEYYQRQIASLKRSQEEIHLQLHEQEKDVEKLSGCYCWISRKILIFSTKLTDLLSLFRNIVPEVIPPSMGTSEASTENHFPLTSYTDNSSSCFHFHSNETDEDPSVSGAVGNRTEDVQPRMNTPVSRAVGNRTEDDQPRVYITVSGAVGNRTEDDQPRVYTTVGGAVGNRTEDDQPRVNNTVGGAVGNRTEDGRPRVNTTVGGAVGNRTGDGQPRVNTTVGGAVGNRTGDGRPRVNTTVSGAVGNRTTEDGSKLLVSSMARIDDEDGSTSPELSDDDEVLYNDGISSYFNDEALSVSWDDETDSDEESMMSTPANWRAQEFYREEFIREQEIPRQELEHFISSNSNINISNHKEVHPSRPVGSFMGRNDLKEYAENLLRLSKKELSCSRTKKHFAFNVHKTSRRSTQ comes from the exons ATGCTTTCATTCCTAGCTATAGGTTGCCTTACTTTGCTAAGATTAtttatttgtatgcatataACAGATTTGTGTCCTTCAATTCTATCCACACATCATAGTGTCCCATTGAAGCTATGTACAATATCATTTATTTTTGCTGTAGATAGACTTGCGATTGCTTCTCGTTTAAGTAAGCGAGTTAGTGCAGTCAATAACCAAATTAAGAAGATGTTGAGATCTTTTAATGAAGGTTTACCGGTGGAGGATCACACGATTTGGGAAGCTGCAATTAATATCCATCGGAATAGCTATACAGCTAGCCTTGCATCAATTGCTACATCAATCCCAATAGAGGTGAAACGTGAAGCCGTACAGAAATTTAGGACTGCAAAAAGGTCACTGGAAGAGATAGCTTTACTAAAAGATGAAATGAGAAATTGCTTGGAATATTATCAGAGGCAGATAGCATCTTTAAAGAGAAGCCAAGAAGAAATCCATttacaattacatgaacaaGAAAAAGATGTAGAGAAATTATCTGGGTGCTACTGCTGGATATCAAGAAAGATACTGATTTTCAGTACCAAATTAACAGATTTGCTATCTTTATTCAGAAACATAGTCCCAG AGGTTATACCACCTTCCATGGGCACATCAGAGGCCAGTACGGAAAATCATTTTCCCCTGACCAGTTATACAG ATAATTCCAGCTCATGTTTCCATTTCCATTCGAATGAAACTG ATGAAGACCCAAGTGTCAgtggagcagttggtaacagaactgAAGATGTTCAGCCAAGAA TGAATACTCCTGTCAGTAgagcagttggtaacagaactgAAGATGATCAGCCAAGAG TATATATTACTGTCAgtggagcagttggtaacagaactgAGGATGATCAGCCAAGAG TATATACTACTGTCGgtggagcagttggtaacagaactgAGGATGATCAGCCAAGAG TGAATAATACTGTCGgtggagcagttggtaacagaactgAGGATGGTCGGCCAAGAG TGAATACTACTGTTGgtggagcagttggtaacagaactgGGGATGGTCAGCCAAGAG TGAATACTACTGTTGgtggagcagttggtaacagaactgGGGATGGTCGGCCAAGAG TGAATACTACTGTCAgtggagcagttggtaacagaacAACTGAGGATGGGTCAA AACTGCTCGTTTCTTCTATGGCAAGGATTGATGATGAAGATG GTAGTACATCACCTGAACTTAGTGACGATGATGAAGTTCTGTATAATGATGGTATTTCATCATATTTTAATGACGAGGCATTATCAGTCTCATGGGATGATGAGACAGATAGTGATGAAGAATCAATGATGTCTACACCAGCCAACTGGAGGGCTCAGGAATTCTACAGAGAAGAATTTATT AGAGAGCAAGAAATACCCAGACAAGAATTGGAacactttataagctcaaacaGCAATATTAATATTTCTAATCATAAAG AAGTTCACCCTTCAAGACCTGTTGGCTCATTCATGGGAAGAAATGATTTAAAAGAATATGCAGAAAATCTACTAAGATTGTCTAAGAAAGAACTTTCTTGCAGCCGAACCAAAAAACACTTTGCTTTTAATGTACATAAGACAAGTCGAAGATCCACACAATGA
- the LOC136244714 gene encoding uncharacterized protein isoform X28, whose protein sequence is MLSFLAIGCLTLLRLFICMHITDLCPSILSTHHSVPLKLCTISFIFAVDRLAIASRLSKRVSAVNNQIKKMLRSFNEGLPVEDHTIWEAAINIHRNSYTASLASIATSIPIEVKREAVQKFRTAKRSLEEIALLKDEMRNCLEYYQRQIASLKRSQEEIHLQLHEQEKDVEKLSGCYCWISRKILIFSTKLTDLLSLFRNIVPEVIPPSMGTSEASTENHFPLTSYTDNSSSCFHFHSNETDEDPSVSGAVGNRTEDVQPRMNTPVSRAVGNRTEDDQPRVYITVSGAVGNRTEDDQPRVYTTVGGAVGNRTEDDQPRVNNTVGGAVGNRTEDGRPRVNTTVSGAVGNRTGDGRPRVNTTVSGAVGNRTTEDGSKLLVSSMARIDDEDGSTSPELSDDDEVLYNDGISSYFNDEALSVSWDDETDSDEESMMSTPANWRAQEFYREEFIREQEIPRQELEHFISSNSNINISNHKEVHPSRPVGSFMGRNDLKEYAENLLRLSKKELSCSRTKKHFAFNVHKTSRRSTQ, encoded by the exons ATGCTTTCATTCCTAGCTATAGGTTGCCTTACTTTGCTAAGATTAtttatttgtatgcatataACAGATTTGTGTCCTTCAATTCTATCCACACATCATAGTGTCCCATTGAAGCTATGTACAATATCATTTATTTTTGCTGTAGATAGACTTGCGATTGCTTCTCGTTTAAGTAAGCGAGTTAGTGCAGTCAATAACCAAATTAAGAAGATGTTGAGATCTTTTAATGAAGGTTTACCGGTGGAGGATCACACGATTTGGGAAGCTGCAATTAATATCCATCGGAATAGCTATACAGCTAGCCTTGCATCAATTGCTACATCAATCCCAATAGAGGTGAAACGTGAAGCCGTACAGAAATTTAGGACTGCAAAAAGGTCACTGGAAGAGATAGCTTTACTAAAAGATGAAATGAGAAATTGCTTGGAATATTATCAGAGGCAGATAGCATCTTTAAAGAGAAGCCAAGAAGAAATCCATttacaattacatgaacaaGAAAAAGATGTAGAGAAATTATCTGGGTGCTACTGCTGGATATCAAGAAAGATACTGATTTTCAGTACCAAATTAACAGATTTGCTATCTTTATTCAGAAACATAGTCCCAG AGGTTATACCACCTTCCATGGGCACATCAGAGGCCAGTACGGAAAATCATTTTCCCCTGACCAGTTATACAG ATAATTCCAGCTCATGTTTCCATTTCCATTCGAATGAAACTG ATGAAGACCCAAGTGTCAgtggagcagttggtaacagaactgAAGATGTTCAGCCAAGAA TGAATACTCCTGTCAGTAgagcagttggtaacagaactgAAGATGATCAGCCAAGAG TATATATTACTGTCAgtggagcagttggtaacagaactgAGGATGATCAGCCAAGAG TATATACTACTGTCGgtggagcagttggtaacagaactgAGGATGATCAGCCAAGAG TGAATAATACTGTCGgtggagcagttggtaacagaactgAGGATGGTCGGCCAAGAG TGAATACTACTGTCAgtggagcagttggtaacagaactgGGGATGGTCGGCCAAGAG TGAATACTACTGTCAgtggagcagttggtaacagaacAACTGAGGATGGGTCAA AACTGCTCGTTTCTTCTATGGCAAGGATTGATGATGAAGATG GTAGTACATCACCTGAACTTAGTGACGATGATGAAGTTCTGTATAATGATGGTATTTCATCATATTTTAATGACGAGGCATTATCAGTCTCATGGGATGATGAGACAGATAGTGATGAAGAATCAATGATGTCTACACCAGCCAACTGGAGGGCTCAGGAATTCTACAGAGAAGAATTTATT AGAGAGCAAGAAATACCCAGACAAGAATTGGAacactttataagctcaaacaGCAATATTAATATTTCTAATCATAAAG AAGTTCACCCTTCAAGACCTGTTGGCTCATTCATGGGAAGAAATGATTTAAAAGAATATGCAGAAAATCTACTAAGATTGTCTAAGAAAGAACTTTCTTGCAGCCGAACCAAAAAACACTTTGCTTTTAATGTACATAAGACAAGTCGAAGATCCACACAATGA
- the LOC136244714 gene encoding uncharacterized protein isoform X13 — protein sequence MLSFLAIGCLTLLRLFICMHITDLCPSILSTHHSVPLKLCTISFIFAVDRLAIASRLSKRVSAVNNQIKKMLRSFNEGLPVEDHTIWEAAINIHRNSYTASLASIATSIPIEVKREAVQKFRTAKRSLEEIALLKDEMRNCLEYYQRQIASLKRSQEEIHLQLHEQEKDVEKLSGCYCWISRKILIFSTKLTDLLSLFRNIVPEVIPPSMGTSEASTENHFPLTSYTDNSSSCFHFHSNETDEDPSVSGAVGNRTEDVQPRMNTPVSRAVGNRTEDDQPRVYTTVGGAVGNRTEDDQPRVNTTVGGAVGNRTGDGQPRVNTTVGGAVSNRTGDGQPRVNTTVGGAVGNRTGDGQPRVNTTVGGAVGNRTGDGQPRVNTTVSGAVGNRTGDGRPRVNTTVGGAVGNRTGDGRPRVNTTVSGAVGNRTTEDGSSRGCKSCARFIIFFALELLVSSMARIDDEDGSTSPELSDDDEVLYNDGISSYFNDEALSVSWDDETDSDEESMMSTPANWRAQEFYREEFIREQEIPRQELEHFISSNSNINISNHKEVHPSRPVGSFMGRNDLKEYAENLLRLSKKELSCSRTKKHFAFNVHKTSRRSTQ from the exons ATGCTTTCATTCCTAGCTATAGGTTGCCTTACTTTGCTAAGATTAtttatttgtatgcatataACAGATTTGTGTCCTTCAATTCTATCCACACATCATAGTGTCCCATTGAAGCTATGTACAATATCATTTATTTTTGCTGTAGATAGACTTGCGATTGCTTCTCGTTTAAGTAAGCGAGTTAGTGCAGTCAATAACCAAATTAAGAAGATGTTGAGATCTTTTAATGAAGGTTTACCGGTGGAGGATCACACGATTTGGGAAGCTGCAATTAATATCCATCGGAATAGCTATACAGCTAGCCTTGCATCAATTGCTACATCAATCCCAATAGAGGTGAAACGTGAAGCCGTACAGAAATTTAGGACTGCAAAAAGGTCACTGGAAGAGATAGCTTTACTAAAAGATGAAATGAGAAATTGCTTGGAATATTATCAGAGGCAGATAGCATCTTTAAAGAGAAGCCAAGAAGAAATCCATttacaattacatgaacaaGAAAAAGATGTAGAGAAATTATCTGGGTGCTACTGCTGGATATCAAGAAAGATACTGATTTTCAGTACCAAATTAACAGATTTGCTATCTTTATTCAGAAACATAGTCCCAG AGGTTATACCACCTTCCATGGGCACATCAGAGGCCAGTACGGAAAATCATTTTCCCCTGACCAGTTATACAG ATAATTCCAGCTCATGTTTCCATTTCCATTCGAATGAAACTG ATGAAGACCCAAGTGTCAgtggagcagttggtaacagaactgAAGATGTTCAGCCAAGAA TGAATACTCCTGTCAGTAgagcagttggtaacagaactgAAGATGATCAGCCAAGAG TATATACTACTGTCGgtggagcagttggtaacagaactgAGGATGATCAGCCAAGAG TGAATACTACTGTTGgtggagcagttggtaacagaactgGGGATGGTCAGCCAAGAG TGAATACTACTGTTGGTGGAGCAGTTAGTAACAGAACTGGGGATGGTCAGCCAAGAG TGAATACTACTGTTGgtggagcagttggtaacagaactgGGGATGGTCAGCCAAGAG TGAATACTACTGTTGgtggagcagttggtaacagaactgGGGATGGTCAGCCAAGAG TGAATACTACTGTCAgtggagcagttggtaacagaactgGGGATGGTCGGCCAAGAG TGAATACTACTGTTGgtggagcagttggtaacagaactgGGGATGGTCGGCCAAGAG TGAATACTACTGTCAgtggagcagttggtaacagaacAACTGAGGATGGGTCAAGTAGAGGCTGTAAAAGTTGTGCTAGATTTATCATTTTCTTTGCTTTAGAACTGCTCGTTTCTTCTATGGCAAGGATTGATGATGAAGATG GTAGTACATCACCTGAACTTAGTGACGATGATGAAGTTCTGTATAATGATGGTATTTCATCATATTTTAATGACGAGGCATTATCAGTCTCATGGGATGATGAGACAGATAGTGATGAAGAATCAATGATGTCTACACCAGCCAACTGGAGGGCTCAGGAATTCTACAGAGAAGAATTTATT AGAGAGCAAGAAATACCCAGACAAGAATTGGAacactttataagctcaaacaGCAATATTAATATTTCTAATCATAAAG AAGTTCACCCTTCAAGACCTGTTGGCTCATTCATGGGAAGAAATGATTTAAAAGAATATGCAGAAAATCTACTAAGATTGTCTAAGAAAGAACTTTCTTGCAGCCGAACCAAAAAACACTTTGCTTTTAATGTACATAAGACAAGTCGAAGATCCACACAATGA